The Thunnus maccoyii chromosome 9, fThuMac1.1, whole genome shotgun sequence genome includes a region encoding these proteins:
- the ppiaa gene encoding peptidyl-prolyl cis-trans isomerase A, which produces MANPKVFFDVTADGSSIGRVVMELRADVVPKTAENFRALCTGDKGFGYKGCTFHRIIPGFMCQGGDFTNHNGTGGKSIYGNKFADENFTLKHTHAGILSMANAGPNTNGSQFFICTAQTSWLDGKHVVFGSVVEGMDVVKKMESFGSQSGKTSKKIAIADCGQL; this is translated from the exons ATGGCCAACCCCAAAGTCTTCTTCGATGTCACTGCTGACGGCAGTTCGATCGGACGCGTTGTGATGGAG CTCCGTGCCGACGTGGTGCCCAAGACTGCGGAGAACTTCCGCGCCCTCTGCACCGGCGACAAGGGCTTCGGCTACAAGGGCTGCACCTTCCACCGCATCATCCCTGGCTTCATGTGTCAG GGCGGTGACTTCACCAACCACAACGGAACCGGTGGAAAGTCCATCTACGGCAACAAGTTTGCTGATGAGAACTTCACCCTGAAGCACACCCACGCTGGCATCCTGTCCATGGCCAATGCTGGACCAAACACCAACGGATCCCAGTTCTTCATCTGCACAGCGCAAACATCATG GCTGGATGGGAAACACGTGGTTTTCGGCTCCGTGGTCGAGGGGATGGACGTGGTGAAGAAGATGGAGTCCTTCGGCAGCCAAAGCGGCAAAACATCAAAGAAGATCGCCATCGCTGACTGCGGGCAGCTCTGA
- the LOC121904710 gene encoding uncharacterized protein LOC121904710, with protein sequence MTMTMMMMMRAMLCVSLVCGLALDSNTIRSSKETLQSHERPVRPHGDPVDPAVQRQTEATFNANRRPTCSTPDCDASAVSDTQKGECSNRARRRQSSQDRQADRQADRQRDRETDSQSDTGSFNRTKAPEMSSCVRSGDCAAGLCCVRYLTGKRCQRIPEEGEACLLRGSKMRRNLGRCDCGEGLTCTAASRAELSKAKGQGVCLPNQEQGRTRHSGKTRRTAESSC encoded by the exons ATGacgatgacgatgatgatgatgatgcggGCCATGCTGTGCGTGTCTCTGGTCTGCGGTTTGGCTCTGGACTCCAACACCATCAGATCCTCCAAAGAGACGCTGCAGAGCCACGAGCGGCCG GTGCGTCCCCATGGCGACCCGGTGGACCCGGCTGTACAACGACAGACGGAGGCGACGTTCAACGCCAACCGTCGACCGACATGTTCAACACCTGACTGCGACGCATCTGCAGTCAGTGACACACAG aaggGAGAGTGCAGTAACAGAGCTCGGAGGAGACAGTCCTCGCAGGACAGACAGGCGGACAGACAGGCGGACAGAcagcgagacagagagacagacagtcagagcGACACCGGCAGTTTCAACAGGACCAAAG CTCCAGAGATGTCCAGCTGCGTCCGGTCCGGCGACTGTGCGGCCGGTCTGTGCTGCGTCCGTTACCTGACCGGTAAACGCTGCCAGCGGATCCCAGAGGAGGGCGAGGCCTGTCTGCTCAGAGGCTCCAAGATGAGGAGGAACCTGGGACGCTGCGACTGTGGCGAGGGGCTGACCTGCACCGCCGCCAGCCGGGCGGAGCTCAGCAAAGCCAAAGGCCAGGGGGTGTGTCTCCCGAACCAGGAGCAGGGGAGAACAAGGCATTCTGGGAAGACAAGGAGGACggcagagagcagctgctga